One genomic segment of Chelonia mydas isolate rCheMyd1 chromosome 1, rCheMyd1.pri.v2, whole genome shotgun sequence includes these proteins:
- the MCAT gene encoding malonyl-CoA-acyl carrier protein transacylase, mitochondrial, producing the protein MWGRQSRAGLSPVAVATRASVWAGRGFASLAGPAMRSWAAAGRRLSGCRARAALPGAPGRGGSSWPGGGRAEKLSELLQSSVAGEEEEEEPARRRRRPPQEGTVLLFPGQGSQFVGMGRGLLRYPNVRDMFRVAEKVLGYDLLSLCLRGPPAELDRTLHCQPALFVASLAAVEKLNHQQPSVIESCVAAAGFSVGEFAALVFAGALDYTEALYAVKVRAEAMQKASEAVPSGMLSVIGQRESNYNFACFEAREHCKSLGIENPVCEVSNYLFPDSRVIAGHLQALEFLQENSRKYYFKRTKMLPVSGAFHTRLMEPATEPLAEVLKSIEIQKPLICVYSNVDSKKYMHSKHIQRLLVKQLVSPVKWEQTMHAIYERKQGVEFPYTYEVGPGKQLGAILRNCNLKAWKLYKHIDVSEDEEAEEM; encoded by the exons ATGTGGGGCCGCCAAAGCCGCGCGGGGCTGAGTCCGGTTGCCGTAGCAACGCGGGCTTCGGTGTGGGCCGGACGGGGCTTCGCCTCCCTCGCGGGGCCGGCGATGCGCAGCTGGGCCGCGGCGGGGCGGCGGCTGAGCGGCTGCCGAGCGCGCGCCGCCCTCCCCGGAGCCCCCGGGCGCGGGGGCAGCTCGTGGCCCGGCGGGGGCCGAGCCGAGAAGCTGAGCGAGCTGCTGCAGAGCTCGGTGGcgggcgaggaggaggaggaggagccggcgcggcggcggcggcggccccccCAGGAGGGCACGGTGCTGCTCTTCCCCGGCCAGGGCAGCCAGTTCGTGGGGATGGGCCGGGGGCTCCTGCGCTACCCCAACGTCAGGGACATGTTCCGGGTGGCCGAGAAGGTGCTGGGCTACGACCTGCTCTCGCTCTGCCTGCGGGGGCCGCCGGCCGAGCTGGACCGCACCCTGCACTGCCAGCCTGCCCTCTTCGTCGCCTCCCTGGCCGCCGTCGAGAAGCTCAACCACCAGCAGCCCAGT GTCATTGAGAGCTGTGTTGCAGCCGCTGGGTTCAGTGTTGGAGAGTTTGCAGCCCTGGTGTTTGCTGGAGCCTTAGATTATACAGAAG cCTTGTATGCAGTGAAAGTGCGTGCTGAAGCTATGCAAAAGGCCTCAGAAGCTGTCCCAAGTGGGATGTTATCAGTTATTGGTCAACGTGAGTCAAATTACAACTTTGCCTGCTTCGAAGCTCGTGAACACTGTAAATCACTGGGTATAGAAAATCCTGTGTGTGAAGTTTCAAATTACCTGTTTCCAGATAGCAGAGTCATTGCAGGCCATTTGCAG gCTTTGGAATTCTTGCAGGAGAATTCCCGAAAATATTATTTTAAGCGAACAAAAATGCTTCCAGTCAGTGGTGCTTTTCACACAAGACTCATGGAACCAGCAACAGAGCCTTTGGCTGAAGTTCTAAAATCAATTGAGATTCAGAAACCACTCATCTGTGTCTATTCGAACGTTGATAGCAAAAAATATATGCATTCAAAACACATTCAGCGTTTGTTAGTAAAGCAGCTTGTTTCACCTGTTAAGTGGGAACAGACTATGCATgctatatatgaaagaaaacaaGGAGTAGAGTTTCCTTATACATATGAAGTGGGGCCTGGGAAGCAGCTAGGAGCAATCCTCAGAAACTGCAATTTAAAGGCTTGGAAGCTGTATAAACATATTGATGTTTCAGAAGATGAAGAAGCAGAAGAAATGTAG
- the LOC102936721 gene encoding uncharacterized protein LOC102936721 isoform X1, with amino-acid sequence MSQPRRIPRHFVLSHDQNGVAVPNEESQNRLLTVPDNTEQMEFNISSATQVGHQLAVIGDEFNSTYTRKLEDMLFLLAQGRMAVNVLKILHMHVWKSIIKSFRSLLNNGWTKRVVPCGRWISRLPLKSMCQKLMPAALFVILFWWTVSYGLQN; translated from the exons atgTCTCAACCAAGAAGAATCCCCAGGCATTTTGTTCTCTCTCATGACCAGAACGGAGTAGCAGTACCAAATGAGGAAAGCCAGAATAGACTCTTAACAGTTCCAGACAACACAGAGCAAATGGAGTTTAATATCAG CTCTGCCACCCAAGTTGGCCATCAGCTGGCAGTCATTGGGGATGAATTTAACAGCACATACACTAGGAAGTTAGAGGACATGCTGTTTCTTCTTGCACAGGG CAGGATGGCtgtgaatgttttaaaaatactccATATGCATGTTTGGAAAAGTATTATAAAAAGTTTCAGAAGTCTTTTGAACAATGGTTGGACTAAGAGAGTTGTTCCCTGTGGAAGATGG ATTTCTAGGCTTCCTCTTAAGTCCATGTGCCAGAAGTTGATGCCGGCAGCCCTGTTTGTCATCTTATTTTGGTGGACTGTCAGTTATGGATTGCAGAACTAA
- the LOC102936721 gene encoding uncharacterized protein LOC102936721 isoform X2 gives MSQPRRIPRHFVLSHDQNGVAVPNEESQNRLLTVPDNTEQMEFNISSATQVGHQLAVIGDEFNSTYTRKLEDMLFLLAQGMAVNVLKILHMHVWKSIIKSFRSLLNNGWTKRVVPCGRWISRLPLKSMCQKLMPAALFVILFWWTVSYGLQN, from the exons atgTCTCAACCAAGAAGAATCCCCAGGCATTTTGTTCTCTCTCATGACCAGAACGGAGTAGCAGTACCAAATGAGGAAAGCCAGAATAGACTCTTAACAGTTCCAGACAACACAGAGCAAATGGAGTTTAATATCAG CTCTGCCACCCAAGTTGGCCATCAGCTGGCAGTCATTGGGGATGAATTTAACAGCACATACACTAGGAAGTTAGAGGACATGCTGTTTCTTCTTGCACAGGG GATGGCtgtgaatgttttaaaaatactccATATGCATGTTTGGAAAAGTATTATAAAAAGTTTCAGAAGTCTTTTGAACAATGGTTGGACTAAGAGAGTTGTTCCCTGTGGAAGATGG ATTTCTAGGCTTCCTCTTAAGTCCATGTGCCAGAAGTTGATGCCGGCAGCCCTGTTTGTCATCTTATTTTGGTGGACTGTCAGTTATGGATTGCAGAACTAA